One segment of Macrotis lagotis isolate mMagLag1 chromosome 1, bilby.v1.9.chrom.fasta, whole genome shotgun sequence DNA contains the following:
- the LOC141506115 gene encoding endogenous retrovirus group K member 25 Pro protein-like, translated as MAIGRGISLPWIESESVSQVNWCTEVRLQRPIIQINIEGKLVSGMIDTGADVSVIDSAQWDPSWPLMLSTTPILGVGGHQGARKAERHLRWSYEGQSGFISPLKIMGLGSALWGRDLLHQLQLYLTTPEHLATNS; from the coding sequence ATGGCTATTGGCCGAGGAATATCCTTGCCATGGATTGAGAGTGAGAGTGTCTCACAAGTAAATTGGTGCACCGAAGTCCGATTACAACGGCCTAttatacagataaatatagaAGGTAAATTAGTGTCAGGAATGATCGACACTGGAGCTGATGTCTCTGTTATTGATTCAGCACAGTGGGACCCCTCTTGGCCACTTATGTTATCTACCAcccctattttgggggtgggaggccaTCAAGGGGCTAGAAAAGCAGAGCGTCATTTAAGATGGAGTTATGAAGGACAAAGTGGTTTTATTAGTCCCTTAAAGATTATGGGACTAGGCTCTGCCCTGTGGGGTAGAGATTTGTTACATCAGTTACAATTGTATCTTACCACCCCTGAACATTTGGCAACAAACTCCTAG